A segment of the Zingiber officinale cultivar Zhangliang chromosome 8B, Zo_v1.1, whole genome shotgun sequence genome:
GAAGAGAAGAATTGAACCAAATGTTCATTcatcaataaatagaaaaatctattAAAACTATACAACTATACAAATGAATCCAAAACCGTATAAAAGGATAGGAAAAGGGTTACACTAGGCCTTAACAATGAGCATTTAAGTATATCAATGATCACCTCATGAACTAGAAGTGTAACCATATTTATTGTTGTCATATCTATTTTGAGGATTCATTCATTTCGAACCGCCAAAACACACATCCTCATGACTAAATTCTGGCAATGAGGTGAAACACCACTATACTTCTTAAGGCTATTTCTTTTAGCCTCTACCTTTTATAGTGGTAAGGCAAACTGTTTGAACCTAGAAAATACCAACTCTTCCTTTTagttcttactcattgctttgACATTCTTCTTGCAACAATTTAAGAGATCATTGCACTTTTCTTGGAGCCCTCAAGATCAAATTAAGTGATcattagaaaattttaagtttcaaGTACATTTTAGTCATTCAAGTGGGGTAAAAAAGGTTTAATTCAACTACAGTTCTTCAAAGAGCCAACTGATTTCTAAACTATATGACCAACAACTATTGTCAACCTTGGCAAAATGTAGTATATATGCAATTGACCAAACAAACAGAATGAACTGAGTAGGTCAAATATGCTGGAAGAATTAGGCAAATCAATCAAACCAAACTTAAAATGAATGATTCTATTAGTTAAACTATTTcattactacaatcaaataaAGGAATCAAATGGATTATTTTCCCTTTCTCTTCTATTTCATtcattctaattctaattctacacCAAGGGCTTGACTTCTCTTTGATCTTGCATGGAGACCTCCACTATCCACAGCATCTCAAATGTTCATtcatgaataaatagaaaaatctgttAAAACTATACAACTATACAAATGAATCCAAAACCGTATAAAAGGATAGGAAAAGGGTTACACTAAGCCCTAACAATGAGCATTTAACTATATCAATGACCACCTCATGAACTAGAAGTGTAACCATATTTGTCGTTGTCATATCTACTTTGAGGATTCATTCATTTCGATCCGCCAAAACACACATCCTCATGACTTTAGAAAAGCACGCAATCACAATGATAAAATTCTAGCAATGAGGTGAAGCACCACTACACTATGATAATACCAAATTCTTCTTAAGGCTATTCCTTTAGCCTCTACCTTTTATAATGGAAAGGCAAACTGTTTGAACCTAGAAAATACATACTCTTTCTTTTAGTTCTTAGTCATTGCTTTAACGTTCTTCTTGCAACAATTTGAGAGATCATTACACTTTTCTTGGAGCCCTCAAGATCAACTTGAGTGATTAGGTCAAACATGCTGGAAGAATTAGGCAAACCAATCAAACCAAACATAAAATGAATGATTCTATTAGTTATAATATTTcattactacaatcaaataaAGGAATGAAATAGattattttccttttctattcTATTTCATTCATTCTATACCCCAGTGtagaattttttttgataaagcTAGAGTACAATTATCAAAGGAATAAAAAATAGAATTAAGCTCCAAAAGAGAGTCAAATATCCAAATCAACAGATAACAAGTGATGAGATTTTTTCTAACAAAGACATGGCTTTACAAAACTGGATAATAGAACTAAAACAAAAAAGGGAATACTTCTGCTCTGTTAAATTTTTGATAATGATCGAGCCAATAAAATATTAAAGTGATCAAACATATCAAACCTTTTTAACATGAACAAGATCAATCATGATGAACACACTACAAATTATGATGAGCCCAATAAAATATTAAAGTGATTAGACTCATTAAGCCTTTTGAACAATGAGAAAGATCATTGTGAACTCATGCTAACAATTAGAAGGGTTAGAACTATCAACAAAACATAAAAGCAACAAAAGCTTAAGCTTTCAAGTGTTGTTCACCTGAAAGTTGGCATTGATGTCCAAATGTAACATTAGTAGTCACCTTCTCCATTCACAAAGACCTCGGCGGCTTTTCTAACAATGCGGAGAGATACACCTCGTCTTTCGACTTGAAAGAAATCACCCACTTGCGCTTCTTGTACCTAAACTGGAGGAACATGTATATGTAGTCATCAAGATCCTTTCTGCTACAGAAGAACTTGTCCAACCACAACAAGCCCCCCGGCCTTAGCACCCTGTCCCAGTCGAACAAGAAAAAGTCCAATAGTTGTAGATCAATCCAACCATCAAGGAATACACTAGAGTGTATCAAATCCATGGTGTTGTCGAAGAATGGCAGCCTTTGATTAAGTGTTACATACAGAGGGATTAAACCCCTAAGTGCAATTGTCTCACTAAAAGGAGCTCCCAAATTCAACGAAGTCGACACAATTGTCACATTCCACTCCCTCATTCGAGCCGCGAAGCTTCCTGTTCCAACACTAACATCCAATCCAATCCTGATTTCCCCTGGTTTAACTGCAAGAACATCAGCAATCAGGAAGTCAGCTAGTGAGACATTGCTAACCCATCTCAGCTTCTCCTTCTCAAATTCAAAGCATCCAATGCATTTGGAGAAGCTCCTCCTCGGATTCCTACTCGACAAGCACTTGAAGTCCCTGCATTTGTAGTTACTCCACCTCACATTGCGATCGTCTGGCATAGTCCACAAGGACATGTTAATTGGAAGTGGCTTCTGATATAGGTTGGATGCCGGAGCCAAGCACCTTCTCCGGGGAAGAGGGTCACAACCTCCGAGCATCAACTTTTGTGCTAGATTCCAATCATCTTTGCAGTAGGAGCCCATGTCGTAATCCATATACTCCTCCAGTTCCTTTCTCATGAGGACACAAGCATGGCCAATGGTGTTGTAGGTTCTATTAGTACCATACACGCTCAACTTCCCGTCCTTGTTGCCCTTTCCGGTGATATACTTCCTTGTCTCCTCCACTGTGAAGAAGTTGATTAAGGGGTCCTCCACTGCATCCGGTTTAGGAATGCGAACAAGAGTGAGTGCGACGTGAACACTGTAAAGAGGTTGCATCACTTGCTCTTCGAGGAAGATTCTGAACTCGGTGTGAGTGATGTTTTTGACAGCGATGCTCCTTTTGTTCTTCAAGCTGGACTGAAGCTTGTTCTGGATATCAGAGATCCGGGCAAGGACCTCTTCGACACGGTCATGGAGAGCCGTAAGGTCATAGTCAGCATAGCCATTGCTCATCGTCTGGAATTTTTGGCAGTTCTCTTCATTGGCATCGAGAAAGTATCCAACATGAAAGAAATGGTGAAGGCTTGCAACACTTAATATGACGAAGACGACCAAGA
Coding sequences within it:
- the LOC122017022 gene encoding probable methyltransferase At1g29790; this encodes MRWRMETRHIPRSSFTRAIVILQIILVVFVILSVASLHHFFHVGYFLDANEENCQKFQTMSNGYADYDLTALHDRVEEVLARISDIQNKLQSSLKNKRSIAVKNITHTEFRIFLEEQVMQPLYSVHVALTLVRIPKPDAVEDPLINFFTVEETRKYITGKGNKDGKLSVYGTNRTYNTIGHACVLMRKELEEYMDYDMGSYCKDDWNLAQKLMLGGCDPLPRRRCLAPASNLYQKPLPINMSLWTMPDDRNVRWSNYKCRDFKCLSSRNPRRSFSKCIGCFEFEKEKLRWVSNVSLADFLIADVLAVKPGEIRIGLDVSVGTGSFAARMREWNVTIVSTSLNLGAPFSETIALRGLIPLYVTLNQRLPFFDNTMDLIHSSVFLDGWIDLQLLDFFLFDWDRVLRPGGLLWLDKFFCSRKDLDDYIYMFLQFRYKKRKWVISFKSKDEVYLSALLEKPPRSL